The following proteins are co-located in the Paludibaculum fermentans genome:
- a CDS encoding pyridoxal phosphate-dependent decarboxylase family protein, which translates to MTSKRIDQLRGRSAPLEMTEDEFRSLGHDLVDRIAGFLGSVRERAVTPAEAPDAVRAALGAAKALPEHGAPAGELLENAAELLFDHSLLNGHPRFYGYITSSCAPIGILAELLAAAVNANAGAWKLSPMATEIEAQTIRWLAQFIGYPADCGGLLVSGGNMANLTCFLAARAAKTDWDVRTKGVAGGPPLLVYASRETHTWLQKAVDITGLGTDAIRWIDADRQQRMDLAALELQYTQDVAAGARPFLVVGSAGTVSTGAVDPLPALAAFCRERQLWFHVDGAYGAFAAGTPDAPPELAGLVLADSVAVDPHKWLYAPLEAGCALVRHPAALSDAFSYHPSYYSFGGEATNYFDIGPQNSRGFRALKVWLALQQAGAAQYREMIGDDIALARRLFELANEHPELEALSHNLSITTLRYVPRELRESTGSEPTEVELNRLNQELLARIESSGYAFCSNAVVDGRYALRFCIVNFRTATEDIEALPQWIADLGRQTQGEK; encoded by the coding sequence ATGACTTCGAAGCGAATCGACCAACTCAGGGGCCGTTCGGCTCCGCTCGAAATGACCGAAGATGAGTTCCGCTCGCTGGGTCACGATCTGGTTGACCGCATCGCCGGCTTTCTCGGCTCGGTGCGTGAGCGCGCGGTGACGCCGGCCGAGGCGCCCGATGCAGTGCGCGCGGCCCTGGGCGCAGCCAAGGCGCTGCCGGAGCACGGCGCGCCGGCCGGCGAACTGCTGGAAAACGCCGCTGAGCTGCTGTTCGACCACTCGCTGCTGAACGGACATCCGCGGTTCTATGGATACATCACTTCGTCCTGCGCGCCGATTGGCATCCTGGCGGAACTGCTGGCCGCCGCGGTGAACGCCAATGCCGGTGCGTGGAAACTTTCTCCGATGGCGACCGAAATAGAGGCGCAGACCATCCGCTGGCTGGCCCAGTTCATAGGCTACCCGGCCGATTGCGGCGGCCTGCTGGTGAGCGGCGGGAACATGGCGAATCTCACCTGTTTTCTGGCCGCGCGCGCGGCGAAGACAGACTGGGATGTTCGCACGAAAGGCGTCGCCGGCGGGCCGCCTCTGCTCGTCTATGCCTCGCGTGAAACCCATACCTGGCTGCAGAAGGCGGTGGACATTACCGGCCTCGGCACGGACGCGATCCGCTGGATCGACGCGGACCGGCAGCAGCGTATGGATCTCGCCGCGTTGGAATTGCAGTACACGCAGGACGTGGCGGCGGGCGCACGGCCCTTCCTCGTCGTCGGCTCGGCCGGAACGGTGAGCACCGGAGCGGTAGACCCCCTGCCGGCCCTGGCGGCCTTCTGCCGGGAGCGCCAGCTCTGGTTCCATGTGGACGGAGCCTATGGCGCCTTCGCCGCGGGGACGCCGGACGCACCGCCGGAACTGGCGGGCCTTGTGCTGGCGGATTCCGTCGCCGTGGATCCGCACAAGTGGCTGTACGCGCCGCTGGAGGCGGGCTGCGCGTTGGTGCGCCATCCGGCCGCGCTGAGCGATGCGTTCTCCTACCACCCTTCTTACTACAGCTTCGGAGGCGAGGCTACCAACTACTTCGATATCGGACCGCAGAACTCGCGCGGCTTTCGGGCGCTGAAGGTTTGGCTCGCCCTGCAACAAGCGGGCGCGGCGCAATACCGCGAGATGATCGGCGATGACATCGCCTTGGCGCGGCGGCTCTTCGAACTGGCGAACGAGCACCCGGAACTGGAAGCGCTGAGCCACAACCTGAGCATCACCACCCTGCGCTACGTGCCGCGCGAGCTGCGCGAGAGCACCGGCTCTGAACCAACCGAAGTGGAACTGAACCGGCTAAACCAGGAGTTGCTGGCGCGCATCGAGAGCAGTGGCTACGCCTTCTGTTCCAATGCGGTAGTGGACGGGCGCTACGCGCTGCGATTCTGCATCGTCAACTTCCGGACTGCTACCGAAGATATTGAGGCGTTGCCGCAATGGATCGCCGACCTCGGCCGTCAAACGCAGGGCGAGAAGTAG